One Flagellimonas sp. CMM7 genomic region harbors:
- a CDS encoding glycoside hydrolase family 15 protein, producing MNYVPIENYGIVGNMQTVALVGNNGSIDWFCFPRFDSPSVFAKVLDSKKGGWFTITPIETEYKCKQFYWPDTNVLVTRFLTDDSVFQIVDYMPVGHDLPTKDDNYLVRKVNVIRGKVKLRVECRPAFDYGRQAHQTVLSEFGAAFHSDDLSLALSTQVPLKEKKGAIFAEIMLEEEESVNFSITEIQSGSSCTSCRSKDDIYTDFTTTVHFWRDWLKQCSYTGRWREMVHRSALTLKLLTYAPTGAIVAAPTCSLPEGIGGERNWDYRYTWIRDASFTVYAFMRIGFHQEAKEFMQWIQDRCEELNADGSLQIMYGIDGRHQLIEEHLDHLEGYRQSAPVRIGNGAYDQLQLDIYGELLDAVYLYNKHGELISYDFWKNLRKLVNWVADNWQRKDEGIWEVRGGQNHFVYSKLMSWVALDRAIRLADKRSFPADRDKWLKVRDDIYEEIMEKGWNEELQAFVQSYGSDTLDAANLMMPLVFFVSPKDERMLKTLDAMNRPPNKGGLVSDGLVFRYDVSLTEDGLVGEEGTFNICTFWMVEALTRAGRLEEARLLFEQMLGYANHLGLYSEETGATGEALGNYPQAFTHLALISAAYNLDKALA from the coding sequence ATGAACTACGTGCCAATAGAAAATTATGGTATTGTTGGAAATATGCAGACCGTTGCATTGGTCGGAAACAACGGTTCCATCGATTGGTTTTGTTTTCCAAGGTTTGACTCCCCCAGTGTATTTGCCAAAGTCTTGGACAGCAAAAAAGGGGGGTGGTTCACTATTACGCCTATTGAAACGGAATATAAGTGCAAACAGTTTTATTGGCCGGACACCAATGTCCTCGTTACCCGATTTCTTACTGATGACTCGGTGTTTCAAATTGTGGATTACATGCCCGTGGGCCATGATTTACCTACAAAGGATGACAATTATTTGGTGCGAAAGGTTAATGTTATTAGGGGTAAAGTGAAGCTTCGGGTTGAATGTAGGCCAGCCTTTGATTATGGCCGGCAAGCGCATCAAACCGTTTTAAGTGAATTTGGGGCCGCTTTTCATTCTGATGATCTGAGCTTGGCACTTTCTACCCAAGTGCCGCTGAAGGAGAAGAAAGGTGCCATCTTCGCAGAGATAATGTTGGAAGAGGAAGAGTCGGTCAACTTCTCCATAACTGAAATTCAATCAGGATCAAGCTGTACAAGTTGTCGTTCAAAAGATGATATCTATACTGACTTTACGACCACGGTGCACTTCTGGCGGGACTGGCTCAAACAATGCAGTTATACGGGTAGATGGCGTGAGATGGTGCATAGATCTGCCCTTACGCTGAAACTGCTCACCTATGCCCCTACGGGTGCCATTGTGGCGGCACCAACTTGTTCGCTGCCTGAAGGGATAGGGGGTGAAAGAAATTGGGACTACCGCTACACTTGGATAAGGGATGCCTCCTTTACGGTCTATGCCTTTATGCGAATAGGATTTCATCAGGAAGCAAAAGAATTTATGCAGTGGATACAAGACCGTTGTGAAGAGCTGAATGCTGATGGATCCTTACAAATCATGTATGGTATTGATGGTAGGCATCAGCTTATTGAGGAACATCTTGATCATCTTGAAGGCTATCGCCAATCAGCACCCGTCCGAATTGGCAATGGCGCTTATGACCAGTTACAGCTCGATATTTATGGGGAACTCTTGGACGCTGTGTACCTCTACAACAAACATGGTGAGCTCATTTCCTATGATTTCTGGAAGAATTTAAGAAAACTCGTCAACTGGGTTGCGGATAATTGGCAGCGGAAAGATGAAGGTATATGGGAGGTAAGAGGGGGACAGAATCATTTTGTCTATTCAAAATTGATGAGTTGGGTGGCATTGGATCGGGCCATTCGGCTGGCGGATAAACGCTCCTTTCCTGCCGATCGTGATAAATGGCTCAAAGTAAGGGACGATATCTATGAGGAGATCATGGAGAAAGGATGGAACGAAGAATTACAGGCTTTTGTCCAAAGTTATGGCAGTGATACCCTTGATGCGGCAAATTTGATGATGCCCTTGGTGTTTTTTGTATCGCCAAAAGATGAACGCATGCTCAAGACCCTTGACGCCATGAACCGACCTCCCAATAAAGGAGGGTTGGTATCGGACGGATTGGTATTCCGCTATGACGTTTCCCTGACCGAGGATGGTTTGGTGGGCGAAGAGGGAACGTTCAACATCTGCACGTTTTGGATGGTAGAGGCACTTACCCGGGCCGGTAGGCTGGAAGAGGCGCGACTTTTATTTGAACAAATGTTGGGTTATGCGAACCATTTGGGACTTTATTCGGAGGAGACGGGAGCGACGGGAGAGGCCTTGGGGAATTATCCCCAGGCATTTACACACTTGGCCCTTATAAGCGCTGCATATAACCTTGACAAGGCCTTAGCGTAA
- a CDS encoding glucosidase, with amino-acid sequence MAKKNNAEELRLKENYSGKKKWLEWGPYLSERQWGTVREDYSEHGEAWDYFPHDHARSRVYRWGEDGIAGITDRHCAVCFAVTLWNGKDPILKERMYGLTGPEGNHGEDCKELYYYLDSTPTHSYMKHLYKYPQNEYPYADLSHTNRSRGKYDLEYELLDTGLFNENRYFDVYTEYAKGDDEDILVKVTIHNRGPKASEITVAPTLWLRNLWSFGQAEGVHNIKKKKNTAKYGAVELTHPKLGKYNLYFEKPAKWLFTNNETNHERLYGMENASPYVKDLFNDAIVNNDFELTDAVTEGTKFAPMYQKKVPSGKSVEFRLRFSKEELSGNPLTDKYDAIFESRQREADEFYGQFEKGSCKDTANIQRQAFAGMLWSKQYFNIDMETWMNGDPGQPEPPQQRKYGRNNNWMTLNNEDIISMPDKWEYPWYAVWDLAFHTVPLAMIDPEFAKDQLVLILREWYMAPNGQIPAYEWAFSDVNPPVHAWAAFKVYEIDKKKTGKGDIEFLKRVFNKLSLNFTWWVNRKDRNNNNVFQGGFLGLDNIGVFDRSSQIPGGGHLEQADGTAWMAMFSLNMLQMALEISMEDDSYEDMCTKFFEHFVYIASSLNRIGDNWSGSWDENDGFFYDILVLPGDNYIPIKVRSLVGLMTLNSVLVLPYEKLKKVKNFYAGVKWFRNNRKKHGKYLVVEEFKEGEDILLSLVPKKRMEKLLKALLDEKEFLSPYGIRALSKIHENPYQIMLEGQIFDVKYDPAESSTHLFGGNSNWRGPIWMPMNFLFVQSLLEYHKYYGDDFKVSCPAGVDQKFNLKELSHDLNNRLVNMFRKDENGDRPVHALHKEVYRDEHFKDLILFYEYFHGDNGRGVGATHQTGWTGCVAHLIDESCW; translated from the coding sequence ATGGCAAAGAAAAATAATGCTGAAGAGTTAAGATTAAAAGAAAACTATTCGGGCAAAAAAAAGTGGTTGGAATGGGGACCCTATTTGAGCGAACGCCAGTGGGGAACGGTTCGTGAAGACTATAGTGAGCATGGAGAAGCATGGGATTATTTTCCCCATGACCACGCACGAAGTAGGGTATATAGATGGGGGGAAGACGGTATCGCGGGAATTACCGATAGGCATTGTGCCGTTTGTTTTGCTGTCACCTTGTGGAATGGAAAAGACCCCATACTCAAAGAAAGAATGTATGGCTTGACCGGCCCCGAGGGAAACCACGGTGAAGATTGTAAAGAGCTGTATTATTATTTAGACAGTACGCCGACGCATTCTTACATGAAGCACCTGTACAAATATCCACAGAATGAGTATCCCTATGCAGATTTGTCCCATACCAACAGAAGCCGTGGAAAATACGATCTGGAATATGAATTGTTGGATACGGGTCTTTTCAATGAGAACAGGTATTTTGATGTATATACCGAGTATGCAAAAGGCGATGATGAAGACATTTTGGTAAAGGTTACGATACACAATAGAGGTCCCAAAGCCTCAGAAATTACGGTGGCCCCTACTTTATGGTTGCGGAATCTATGGAGTTTTGGGCAGGCCGAAGGTGTGCATAATATCAAAAAGAAGAAAAACACCGCAAAGTACGGTGCTGTTGAATTGACACACCCCAAGTTGGGCAAGTACAATCTATATTTTGAAAAACCTGCCAAATGGCTGTTCACGAACAATGAAACAAACCATGAGCGTCTCTATGGTATGGAAAATGCGTCGCCCTATGTAAAAGATTTGTTCAACGATGCCATTGTAAACAATGATTTTGAACTGACAGATGCCGTGACCGAAGGTACCAAATTTGCCCCCATGTACCAAAAAAAGGTACCTAGTGGAAAAAGTGTTGAGTTTAGGCTGCGCTTTTCCAAAGAAGAATTATCAGGCAATCCGCTGACAGATAAGTACGATGCCATTTTTGAGTCTAGGCAAAGGGAAGCGGACGAGTTTTACGGGCAATTTGAGAAGGGATCCTGTAAAGACACCGCCAATATCCAACGGCAGGCATTTGCGGGCATGCTTTGGTCCAAGCAATATTTCAATATTGACATGGAAACATGGATGAATGGCGACCCTGGGCAACCAGAGCCCCCACAACAACGGAAATACGGGCGCAACAACAATTGGATGACCCTGAACAATGAGGACATCATTTCAATGCCTGATAAATGGGAGTACCCCTGGTATGCCGTTTGGGATTTGGCTTTTCATACCGTTCCCTTGGCAATGATCGACCCTGAATTTGCCAAAGACCAATTGGTTCTCATTCTTCGGGAATGGTACATGGCACCCAATGGGCAAATACCAGCTTATGAATGGGCCTTTTCTGATGTGAATCCTCCGGTACATGCATGGGCGGCCTTTAAGGTCTATGAAATCGACAAGAAAAAAACGGGTAAGGGCGATATTGAATTCCTCAAAAGGGTGTTCAACAAACTGTCCCTCAATTTTACCTGGTGGGTGAACCGGAAAGACCGAAATAACAACAACGTATTTCAAGGTGGCTTTTTAGGGCTTGATAACATCGGTGTTTTTGACAGAAGCAGTCAAATTCCCGGTGGAGGGCATTTAGAGCAGGCCGACGGTACTGCATGGATGGCCATGTTCTCCTTGAACATGCTGCAGATGGCACTTGAAATTTCGATGGAGGATGATTCGTATGAAGATATGTGCACCAAGTTCTTTGAACATTTTGTGTACATCGCATCCTCATTGAACCGGATAGGGGACAACTGGTCCGGCAGTTGGGATGAAAATGATGGGTTCTTCTATGACATCCTTGTCTTGCCCGGAGATAATTACATCCCGATCAAGGTCAGGTCTTTGGTGGGTTTGATGACGTTGAACTCCGTATTGGTGCTTCCTTATGAAAAATTGAAAAAAGTAAAAAATTTTTACGCAGGGGTCAAATGGTTTAGAAATAACCGCAAAAAGCACGGTAAATACCTTGTTGTCGAAGAATTTAAAGAAGGCGAGGATATCCTTCTGTCCTTGGTGCCCAAAAAACGGATGGAAAAACTTTTAAAGGCACTGCTGGATGAGAAGGAATTTTTGAGCCCTTACGGAATCAGGGCACTGTCCAAAATACATGAAAACCCATATCAGATCATGCTTGAAGGGCAAATATTTGATGTCAAGTATGATCCTGCCGAATCATCGACGCATTTGTTTGGGGGCAATTCAAACTGGAGGGGACCTATTTGGATGCCTATGAACTTCCTCTTTGTACAGTCACTGCTGGAATACCACAAATATTATGGTGATGATTTCAAAGTATCGTGTCCGGCAGGTGTTGATCAAAAATTCAACTTAAAGGAATTGAGTCATGATTTGAACAACCGTTTGGTGAACATGTTCAGAAAAGATGAAAATGGCGACCGTCCCGTACATGCCCTACATAAAGAAGTGTACCGTGATGAGCATTTTAAAGATCTGATATTGTTCTATGAATACTTTCATGGTGATAACGGTCGTGGCGTGGGTGCTACTCATCAGACCGGATGGACTGGCTGTGTGGCACACCTCATTGATGAATCTTGTTGGTAA
- a CDS encoding SDR family oxidoreductase — translation MYQKPNERLAGQTAIVTGANSGIGEAVAMALGKDGANVVINYISNPEAAEELAQKLSNDSICGEAIAIKADVSKEDQVEHMFKQTIDHFGTVDICVPNAGLQRDYALHEMPLKEWQFVLDVNLTGQFLCSRAAIQEFLRRGMRPEISAALGKIIHMSSVHEVIPWAGHANYAATKGAIIMLMKSIAQEYGPQKVRANSIAPGAIQTPINREAWETPEALNKLNELIPYKRIGKPSDIGAAAAWLASDESDYVNGTTIFVDGAMTCYPGFTTNG, via the coding sequence ATGTATCAAAAACCGAATGAAAGGTTGGCAGGTCAGACTGCTATTGTAACCGGGGCAAATTCAGGTATTGGTGAAGCTGTGGCAATGGCCTTGGGAAAGGATGGTGCCAATGTGGTCATCAACTATATCTCAAACCCGGAGGCAGCTGAGGAGCTTGCCCAAAAACTTAGCAACGACTCCATTTGTGGGGAAGCCATCGCCATAAAAGCGGATGTCAGCAAAGAAGATCAGGTGGAGCATATGTTCAAACAGACCATTGATCATTTTGGTACGGTTGACATTTGCGTTCCAAATGCTGGGCTCCAACGGGATTATGCTCTTCATGAAATGCCTTTGAAGGAATGGCAATTTGTGTTGGATGTCAATCTTACCGGACAATTCCTATGCTCCAGGGCTGCTATACAAGAGTTTCTTAGAAGAGGTATGCGACCTGAAATATCAGCTGCATTGGGAAAGATTATTCACATGAGTTCTGTGCACGAGGTCATTCCATGGGCGGGTCATGCCAACTATGCGGCCACGAAGGGTGCCATTATTATGCTGATGAAATCGATCGCCCAAGAATATGGTCCCCAAAAAGTGAGGGCGAATAGCATTGCGCCTGGAGCCATACAGACCCCAATTAACAGAGAAGCTTGGGAGACCCCAGAGGCACTCAACAAATTGAACGAGCTGATTCCATACAAACGCATAGGAAAACCCTCTGATATAGGTGCAGCGGCAGCTTGGTTGGCTTCTGATGAGTCTGACTATGTGAACGGTACTACCATTTTTGTTGATGGTGCCATGACCTGCTATCCAGGTTTTACAACTAATGGTTAG